One Canis lupus dingo isolate Sandy chromosome 29, ASM325472v2, whole genome shotgun sequence genomic region harbors:
- the MRPL15 gene encoding 39S ribosomal protein L15, mitochondrial, producing the protein MAGPVQAGGARTLDLLRALPRVSLANLKPNPGSRKPERRRRGRRRGRKCGRGHKGERQRGTRPRLGFEGGQTPFYIRIPKYGFNEGHSFRRQYQPLSLNRLQYLIDLGRVDPTQPIDLTQLVNGRGVTIQPLKRDYGVQLVEEGADTFKAKVNIEVQLASELAIAAIEKNGGVVTTAFYDPRSLEILCKPVPFFLRGQPIPKRMLPPEALVPYYTDAKNRGYLADPAKFPEARLELAKKYGYILPDITKDELFKMLSTRKDPRQIFFGLAPGWVVNMTDKKILKPTDENLLKYYSS; encoded by the exons ATGGCGGGTCCCGTGCAGGCCGGCGGGGCAAGAACCCTGGACCTGCTCCGGGCCTTGCCCCGTGTGAGCTTGGCCAACCTAAAACCGAATCCAGGCTCCAGGAAACCG GAAAGACGGCGAAGAGGTCGGAGAAGAGGTAGAAAATGTGGCCGAGGCCATAAAGGAGAGCGGCAGAGAGGAACCCGGCCCAGACTGGGTTTTGAGGGAGGCCAAACCCCATTTTACATTCGAATCCCAAAATACGGGTTTAATGAAGGTCATAG CTTCAGACGCCAGTATCAGCCTTTGAGTCTCAATAGATTGCAATATCTTATTGATTTGGGTCGCGTGGATCCTACTCAACCTATTGACCTAACTCAACTTGTCAATGGGAGAGGTGTGACCATCCAGCCACTTAAAAGGGATTATGGTGTCCAGCTGGTAGAGGAG GGTGCTGACACCTTTAAGGCGAAAGTTAATATTGAAGTACAGTTGGCTTCAGAATTAGCCATTGCTGCAATTGAAAAAAATGGTGGTGTTGTTACTACAGCTTTCTATGATCCAAGAAGTCTAG aaattctGTGCAAACCTGTTCCATTCTTTCTGCGTGGACAACCTATTCCAAAACGAATGCTTCCTCCTGAAGCACTGGTACCGTATTATACCGATGCAAAGAATCGTGGTTACCTGGCGGATCCTGCCAAATTTCCTGAAGCAAGACTTGAACTTGCCAAGAAGTATGGCTATATTTTACCTGATATCACTAAAGACGAGCTCTTCAAAATGCTTAGTACTCGAAAGGATCCAAGGCAGATTTTCTTTGGTCTTGCTCCTGGATGGGTGGTGAATATGACAGATAAGAAAATCCTAAAACCTACAGATGAGAATCTCCTCAAGTATTATAGCTCATGA